TTTATAAAGACAGTAGAGAGCAATACGTTTCGGCCTCTACGTCTAAGATGGACACACGGTCGAGAAAAAGTTGGGACTCCAATCGGCAATACCACATGTCCACAAGTCATCCCCTGCCAAAGTAGTTGACGGGTCAGTCTCGTTATTATCTTTTAGTAAGGTAAAGTTGATGCAAGTAATATTTGGTTAGTGGGAGCAGAACCTAGAAAATGAGTCAATGAGATAGTGGAGCTGTAAGTAGATATCGACAACATATCGCATCTGTCTCAATGAGCTGTGgggtttttcttctttttgtatTGTATCCCATCCATCTTTAAACATATGACATTTAaggattattttttttaaaactaatTTGCTTGTTCTGAATATCATTATTTAAGAACAGCGATAATTTAGAAGAATCATTATTCTGTCGTGTACAAATTAGACCATCCATCTACTGGAgtccaaaaagaaaaggaaaatattaAACGAAATGTCCCTCCTAAGCATACATTATTCTGTCGTATACTAGCACAACGCTgatagtttcaaaaaaaattactagTACAACGCTGATGAAATCAAATCACCGAaactttttcaaaagaaaaaaaatcaaataactGATCTAACTAATCCACTCCCCTGCGTCGCCGCAGGGCAGCAAGCCGCCGTTCCCAGCCACGGCGAACCCGCCACGTGAACCCGCCACGGCGAAACCGCATCAGCTTAATCGCCGATGCCTTCCTTCTCACTGTCCTCCGTCCGATCCAGGACACGTGTCCCACGGACGACCAGGGTGGACGCAGCCCACATGCTTTTCCTTCTTCCGGAACCAAAAAAGATTCCCATtcatccaaaaaaattgaataaatCAAACGACTAAAAAGTAAACGTTGCCACTCGAGACTGGGAGGGGAGGAAAGAATTCGGCTCCAAGTCTTCGAGCTCACAGATTTGGTAAAATTTCCCCCCACCGCAAGTGCGATGCTTCCGTGTTTCTATcatccttttcttttatattagcGCGCTGCCTTGATCCGAGGGTTTGGCACCTGTCCCTTCCCTTCCTTCCTCCCCGGCGCAATCTTTGCTTCCGCGAGCTCGCCCGGCGATTTTTCTTTGCGGTTTTCTATTGCAAATCTTGGGCGCGTCCTAAGCATTGATTCGGCTTTAAGCGGCCGAGGTTATTGTTTGGTGTGGTTCTGGTCTTGTTGTTGGCGCCGTTGCTTCTTGGTTGTTCATGGGTTCGTGAATCTTTCAGGCGGTCGGAGTAGAGGTGCCCGTGGTTGACCTGTTGGTGAGGTGATTGTTGGGTTGGAAACTTctttctcctcttccgaggTATGTGGTATTTCCTTTCTTGCTTGCTTAGCTTGGACTGTCCCTTTGGATTTATCTTTTTTCTTGCTGGTGGATTTAGTATTTACCTAGTCTCTTGCGATTTGTGGAACTAATAAGTAGTGGGCAAAATGTGGCGGCAAGTTAACAATCATTTGGTGGACATAATTACCATGCTACTCTTTTGATTGACCCCGTGGTAGGCTTGATTGTTGTTGCTACTGTGTGTCACCATATAAGAAGATTTTAAGTGCTGAATTTGTTACATTAGAACTTGCTTGGGTTGTAaagtttttgtttttattttgttttgttctcTTCTTTGAAGAGAACTTAAGGTTATAAGTTCAACTGTTTGCTCAGTTTCAGTGGGATTTGTCAATATGGGGCTCCAAACTCAGGTCCTCCAGATTTTCTCATGAAATTAAAATTGTAGCGAAATTGTATGTTCACATGTTTGTAACTTGTGATCCCTTAAATTATTGTCCTAGTATTGTATTTTATGACTATGGCATGTGTAGGAATCGATGAGAAGCCTTCCCGCACACATTTCCATTTCCGCACAACTCAAGCTATTAGGAGTTCAGGAGGAATTACAAACTCATGCCCTCAGCTGATGGGACATAACATAAGAACCTCAGAACATCTCTATAAGCTGGATTTGGTACTTCTTCAATCCTGTCTCGCAGTGAACCATATTTCGCATCAAATGAACAAAATATACCCTTCTTTCTCCTAATGGTTGTCATTTGGTAATTGTATACAGCATTTGCAAATGCTGATCCAAAAATAGTTTCTAATGGAGTTCCAAATCGTATGTCGTAGTCATTTGTGTCGACCTTTATGCCTATTACAGATCCATATTATTATTGCTTGTGTTGCTCCTTCAAGACTTTCCTACTTAAAGAGAGAGAGCTAAACAGCTTATTAATTTCAGGTGTTCCTTTTCTTTTAGGTGTATTGGAGGTAACTTGCTACTGTAGTTGGGACAGAGCAAAGCACATTATCTTGTAAAATGTGCATTTCGCTACTTTTATCTTAAATTAAATCAGCTCTGTTTCTCGTAACAGGAACCGGTAATTTCACATGCAATCTCTTGGTTGATGGATGCTCTTCCTGTTGTATCAGAAAGAGAGAGTCAAACAGATAGTCACCCTTTACTCATGGAGCATGTGATTGGTATCCCAAGGGATGATGTGccttcttcttctacacctcgtCGAGACAATCATGATGGCATGGATCAACTGCCTCGTGACTCAGAAAGTTCTTCGGGAACAACTGCTGCATCTAACTCTCCAAATGCTCCTCTAGCAAGAAGAGATGGTAATCGTGGTCCTCATCGGCAAAGTCCTCTGAATTCTGGCTTCTGGATCTCAGTTGAACTAGTTGTAAATCTTAGCCAGATTATAGCTGCTACTTGTGTGCTGTCTGTATCAAGGAATGAACATCCTCATGCTCCATTGTTTGAGTGGGTCATTGGTTATACAATAGGTGGTGTTGCAACTCTTCCTCATCTTTACTGGCGCTATCTCCACCGTAACCACCTGGCCACTGTGCAAGAATCAGCTAATCAGAACTACATTCCAAACAACATCCCTGAAAGTAACTCTTTTGAGGAATTTTCTGCCCCTCGAGTGTCTGAAGCTGGTGTTGTAACTGGCACAAATGGAGTTTCAAGAAACAATGTGGTTACTGTAAATCCAAGGTACCATATTCTACACTTCGGTTACATTATTGCTTTTGTTTATATATTGTTCTTCCTTCATCATTCACTTCCGCTGTCTATATCTGTGAAATGTGGTCATAATACTTTACATATGAGTGATTAGGGATCGGTCGATATTATGCAGTGAGTCCTGGGTGGTATTGCAAAGAGAATTAATTTGGCAACGTGCATTCGTAATTAAGATATCTTGTGTCGTTATTTTCTTTCCTTCAAGTAACAATTGATATAATACGGGTCTGACTAATCTTATCAAATCTGACCTCTTAGATAAAAAAAAGGAGTGGAAATTTCTTGGCACTTGGCACGGTAAAAGAACTTAATAATGCAGTAATATGTCTGACGTTTTATAGTCCCACTGTTTTGGTATCCATTGCAGTATACCTATGTACGGTCAGGTTATCAGAATCATAAATGCTTTGTTGGTTAGCTTCTCTGAGTCCATTCTCTGAATTTCATTCTTCTTCTTGTAGGGCCCAGGCTTTTGCTGATCACTTCAAAATGGCTCTGGACTGTTTCTTCGCTGTATGGTTTGTTGTGGGAAATGTGTGGGTGTTTGGTAGACGTTCTTCTGCCCATGATGCGCCAAACTTGTACAGGTGCGCTCCTAGCCTGCCATGATGCAGTATCTTTGCAACTTATTTAGATGTTTCATGGTGTACTCATGTTTCCAGGTTGTGTATAGCCTTCCTCACATTCAGCTGCATCGGCTATGCTATGCCCTTCATTCTCTGCGCACTGATATGTTGCTGCCTCCCCTGCATAATTTCTGTAATGGGCTTCCGAGAAGATTTGAACCAAAATAGAGGTGCTAGTTCAGATGCTATCAATGCCTTAGGCACGTACAAGTTTAAATTGAAGAAGCCTCGTAATGGAGATGGAAATGGAAATGAAGGTGGCAGTGGGGTCTTGGCTGCTGGAACAGACAAGGAACGGGTTGTTTCTGCTGAAGATGCTGTGAGATGTTCTTCTGTACTAATGTGAACTTCACAGCTATTTCTCTCCTCGTGCATAATGCAAAACTAAATTGACTCTTTTGGTTGCAGGTTTGCTGTATCTGCTTGGCAAGGTATGTGGACAATGACGAACTCCGGTTGCTCCCATGTGGGCACTTCTTCCACAAGGATTGTGTTGATAAGTGGCTCAAGATAAATGCACTGTGCCCCCTCTGCAAAGCTGAGCTTGACGTTGTCTCGACAACTGCTCCAGCCATTGGCTTTGGGCGCCGCCACAGCGACAACAGGGTATGAAACGACATTGAATCGCAACAATAGCTATGGCGGCTTGTCCCATGAGGAGGCAACATGCCTTTGATGCGGCTTTCCATAAGAGCAATTTGTAAATTATATATAGTGTAGATTGTACAGTCGATCGATGAGCCCTTATGTGATCCAACAAGTTATTTTCCGACTGACTAATATCTCCTGTCGCCCATGTGTTCCTTCTAGCTCCGTTCCCTACCTCCAGAGTTACCATTGTGCAACATGTTCTGAATGCTGATATGATCCTATTGATGATGAAATGCTGGTAGCACGGCTTGGGAAACGGGACAGCTGTTGCCCGAATGCTGTCGTTCCTGCTGGCATTCGCCTCTCAGATTCTGGAACTTGTATATGTCACGGGCCTTTTATTTCGTCTCAGTGGAATGCGTTGCCGCAGGAATGCTGAGCGTTTGCTTCCTGAAACAGTCCAGAGTTACCTCTTTGTATGTCTGAAATTGTCATTCTGCTGTTGCTGCACAAGAATTTAGCTACAGGTCTCCGATGGAGTGTTGGTCAGTTTGACGACGGCTGCTGAATACGATCTCAAGAAACAGGTAGTCGGAGGCTAATTTGACCAAAGCTGTAAAAGCTGTACATAAACGTGCAAGGACTTCATCTTATAATCAACTGGAACAGTTAGCCCCACCTCAATCGATCGAATAATTGCAAGCACAGTACAGATTCTCGATAATGGTGTGTGTAAGTGTATCAGGACTCAGGAGGATGGAAGACAACCATTAGGAACCTGCATCGTAGGTTCAGAAAATCTTGTCAGATACTAACATAGGACCATGAGTGCGTAGCTGGTTCTGAATCATTGGAGGACAGTTATTTGATCAGGTGAGGTGTCGCAGAGGGCCAAAGCAACGGTCTGTGAGCAGATCGAAGATATGCAGTGGAATCTGCAGGCAGGAACAGGGCATGTGTGTGCATCAACTGGCTGAGCACGATGAGTTGCCATGGCAGGATGCTACCAAGTCTCTGGGTGACAAGGCACCTATCATTTCACATCGATAGCAAGTTCGCAGCACCTAACGAGATGAACAGTGCGACGGATACGTTGTATGAATTGAAGTACTTgactctctttttttcctttttccatcTGGAATAAAAGTGTCAAAATCATATATAACCATCTTCTTctaaaagggaaaaaaagattAAAGACTAGTGCATTATCTGTGTTGTGAGCAGCAGTTGGTTTAAACAAGGTGCTTACTCTCCTAAcactgattctttttttttaaagcaaGGTTCATACCTTTGTAATGTTTATGATTCATCACAAAGTACAATTACATGATCACGTAACTAACTGggctataaatatatatttgctttttttttgtctctccACCGCCAAAGAAGAATAAACTGATGGATGGAGAGCTCCAATCATTGCTCTTGCTCGCTCGCTGCCATATACCAAAACGGCAGAAGACGACAGACACTACAGCTCATGACAGGCATTATGTTCTTCTCTCGGGCTGCATCCCTTCTGTCCAACTCCTAATCAATAACCTCCAAGTGCAATCCAGCAGATtggagcaacaaaaaaaaagagagggaaaaACAAATTAACAATCATGGCGTGAGGTAAACTTAGTATCTCAAGAGACGAACATTGTGCCTGCCTGCTATATAAACACGTACTAGTACTATAACTCCATTACACTGTTTTCTTGACAAGGATGAAACTTGAGAATTGATAGCATCTTTCCATCTTTATTAACTGAATTTTGTTCTTCTCCAGGCACAATTTTGCAAATCTAGACTGAGCAGTGTCATCACTCATCATCGGTTCACTGGCAGTCTCGCACTAGTATTGAGCAGTGCAGATCGGCAGGTCCGTCGTGACCGAGAAGTGCCCGTTGGAAGGCGTCAGGATTTGCTTGCTGCAGTGCCGGCACGAGCAGAGCGTTCTGGACGCGGCCAGCTCAGCTCACGCATTGCATGCACTGATGTCATGAACATTGCACGATGCCCACGATTTGAACTCTTGTTGACACATTGGTCCCGGTGGCTGGGCCCACGTGTCATTAGCAGATTGTGCggtatttttttttggatttttttttctctcattgTGCTATCTACTGCTCTTTTGATCGAGCAATCACCGAGCGATCGCCATCAGAGACGAGTACGGTGGGTTTTGAGGGAGGAAGGGACACACGGGCGGGGCGGGGAAAACGTGGGGCGCCCGCTGGCTCGTTCGCACGTGTGGTCCCTGCCTCTGGTCAGAGCTAGCCGCGGAGGTAgatgcggccggccggcggtcgCCGCCGGTGGAGAGGAATTGAAGCACGCAGAACGTGGTGTGCCGGGCGGCGAGAAGAGATTGGGGGGGGAGCCCCCCGCACGTTTCGACCTCGTGTCGTGtggggcgcgcgggcgggcggatAAGACCGGCGACGTGTGGCATCTGCCATGCACGGACGGCGATCGGGCACGGACGGTGCCGGATCCTGCTCGAGCCCGCACTTTGCACTGCCGCTGTCAGAGCGCGGCCCCCACACGTTTGACCGGCCCCCTCCAGTCCTCATCTCTCTCGCTCTCTTGCATTGCATGCAGGAGAATCTACAAATTTAGCCCCAGCTTCTTTCTAATTTCCACGTCGGCACTTTGCTGTCATGTGCCATCCAAGTTCGTGCGGGTGCTTCATGCTTGCGTGTGCTCTTTCGCGTTGCCTGTTGCTATCCAAGTACGCCGCCCGCACCTTTGAATATCGAGTGCCTTTGTGTTGCCTTATTCGAATAGCATACGATTTCTTGTCTTAATCATGCCCAGATTAGTGGCATGATGTAAGCCAGTACAGTATATATTTCTATTTTAAATAAATAATGTAGCAGTCGGCCTGCAGGCATCAGATCCTAGTCAGGAGCCCGCCTTTTTGCTAACCGATCCATGGGCTACCTGACTACCTGAGTGAGCTGAACGTCGTCACCATTAGCGCCCTAATCGTCCCGCTGGCACAGGATCAGTGCGGCGAGCGGACGAATGTCTCCTAATCATTGCGCTAATCTAATCACGCCACAAATTCCGAATGACCCTGAAACGCTAGGTCTAACGTCATGGATCacataattaattaatatagAGCCATGAACATTTGGAGGAGACAAAGGTCTcgctcaaaaaaaaacaaatgaaaCGAAATGGTTAAATAAAAAGGGCGGAAAGGGACATGATCCGCCCCAATCTCAACCCAAGGGATGCTCTGGAAGAAAATTCCCTGAATGATGATTTTGGTCGATGGAGGACAGAATCGTCACTCCAGGCTCCCCATGTCGGCCTGCAATGACGAGCCGTCGCGGTCACGTGGGCCCCGGCCATCAGCCCGGCCCCGGCCTATATTAATCCCCCGCGCTTTCTACTCCGGTGCAACCACCTCGCTATCGGCACCTCGATTCGTCCTCAGCATCATCTTGTACTTCTCCGACCTGCGCCACAGCCGTCGAGCTCTTCTACTCCTGGTTCTCCGTCCATGGAGCTGGCCGCCTCCACGTCCGCCTCCGTCTGCTCCGCGTACAACCACCTCTCGGCCGCCGGCGGTGACAGCGGAGACCAGGCGGCGGCATCAACGCAGCACCAGCAGCTCgcgcggcggcagaggaagcacggcggcggccgcggctgcgcggggctccggcggcggtgctACGCGGTGCTGAAGCAGCAGCGGACGCGGCTCTACATCCTCCGGCGCTGCGTCACCATGCTCCTGTGCTGGCACGAGCACGACGACCTCTCCGACTGAGCACGGCCGCCGCGGTCCGTGCTTGTTAGAGAGCTTGGCTCTGTATCTACGCGGGGCGGGCCAGGTTTTCCATGCTCGATTTGTAtaggaaccctgagagagatGCGCGCCTGTACTGCTACTTTTTAAATAGCCGgttatagcttccgctatagacCGCTATAGCTTCTAGAAAGGACGGCCGTTATGTCATTTAGCCCGCTAAATTTCAGCTATAGTCCGCTAAACGCCGTAATGGCAGCTCTACCGCTAAACGTcttagccggcgatttaaaaccTTGACTACTACACTGCCAGCCTGTGAAATATGATCAAACGCTGGTGGATTTTCGGTCTGATTTTGGCGTGTATTCGAGCAACAATGCTTGTGATTCGACGAAACTGCAATTTATTTACCAGTCCGTGTCATGTCGGCCTCTCGGCTGGCGCTCAGTAGGTGCATACATACTGAGCGTCAGAATAACGCTACtccatccgtttcaaattataagtcattttaagAATTCTGTAGAGTCAaagttttcaaatttgaccaaatttatatgacaagataataatatttacgatatcaattaaatatcattagattctttgttagctatattttcatagtgcacctatttgatgtcataaatttttatatttctctctataattttggtcaaactttgagatgatttgactctccaaaatttttggaatgacttataatttggaacggagggagtagaagaGAATGCGGCGGCCCGACAAGGACGTGATGGGGACGATGAGAAGTAGGGAATGGCTCGAATTGTGGGGTTCAGTCGTTGAGAAGTTTGAGCCAACCAGAATGGACGAAGCATATTCTTTCTCACACAAACCGCAAGATCATTACCTTTGTTAATTCGGATTCCAATTTTAGAGATCCACATATCTGCAAAAGCAGGCATAACTTTGTCTCGATAACCATACTTCATCAGTTCTCCCCTGGAGATCAACAAAGCACAATTTAGAGATATATGCATTGAACGAATATGGATTCTACATAAAACTCAAATATGTCCCAAGGGGGAAGGATGTCTCTTTTTTAGTCGTAACTTTACCGATTCGCAGGGGCAGATCTATGGGTggtggtggggtggggggagggggtcTCCAGACCCGATTCCCCTAAGAGTTTGTTTGGGAGCACTCTAACTTCAAAAAGATAGGTCCACACCACCAACTCTATGTTTTTGTAGCCCCATTCCACCAACTCTACAAAAATATGAGGTAGGCGCGGCGTGGCTgaagggaggtggcggcgggaggCAGGGGCGGCGTTGCTTGAAGGAGGCGGTGGCAAGAGGCATAGGCAGCGCGGCTggagggtggcggcgacggGAGGTAGGGGTAACGGTGGCTGGCATGCACGACTGCAGGGTGGCACGGCTGAAGGGAGGCGACAACACATGAATAAGCGATTGGAGGATGACGTCGGCAGGAGGTAGAGCGCGGGGTGACTAGAGAAAAGCGGTGGTGGGGGTTGGAAAAATAAAAACGAAGGGGTAAGTTGTGTAACCAATGACAATGGTGGTTAAATAACCCTCAACTCCACGAGAAGCTATGAAACGTGTAttttgttggagtaatgggcttggcccatttattctaaagcattaaaagaatttaaagcccactattaatgctagggaatcaatgtttaattccgtaccgggaattgaggaggatctcaaccgacttaaaaggtggacttcttgtacaccacttgtgaagccggtaagaggaggacggtgaaccacacgcgcgcgcgctcgctcgcctcgccgggccgggccgggccgggccgggccgggccgtggccgtggccgtggccgtggcgaggcgcggcgcggcgcggcgcggccggccggacgggcggtgcggtgcggtgcggcggccataaccgcatcacctaaatgactctgatggtgtccaggttcaacgatcctgagcacctgagtcactatataaggagtgccattcccctcatccatcctgcaccagagcactgaggcaactcggctcctctcttctccctctccagttgcaacaactgagttccccaacgctaatttctgcgcgcacagaattagcgtgagcaggcctccgaaaccttgctcgccttgagatcctgcacgggataggcgggcaatcaggtttttgggtaacgctttagcgtgactgctcaaaaatactaaggctttgcccgattgtacgactacttcctggtggacgagccgaacgactacgtcgactacattctggtggccgaacgactacgtcgactacatcttggtgaccgttcgtgggactgcactgcgaacttcttcctgcaccgatttagttcgactacttcgactgaggccaaccgagtagatgtctactccagttggtaacagcgcagccaatgcctccggcaacggccccgctttagggtactccctgaaactttggttatttatattgtttatgcttatatgtgtgataagtataaacatgttcacatgttttattttactccttaaagtcatagaaatattgctagtttatacatttaattttggaattaaaatataccgaaaattgcctagatttctaacaatccaaaaacctgaatatgttaataggctttcggtatctagctttgctgcatcaatcaaaccatcaccttttgatggttcaaattacaaacgttggcaagagcggcttatactgtggttaacactatcgagagtgatccatgtgaaagaggctaagcctgaacaattctctccagaggaagggagtgcgttcgatgaggctgatatcctctttcgaggcttgatcattagtgttctcggtgataacctggtggattcttatatccggctgccaactggcaaagctttgtgggatgctcttgaggctcaatatggagtatctgacgccgggagtgagttgtatatcatggagcagttccttgagtacaggatggtcgaataccgttctgtagtggaacaggctcatgaaatacatactctggcaaaagatctcaaaaattgcagcaaagagtccccatgtgtgttacccaataagtttgtggctggaggtataatctctaagctgccaccttcttggagggactttgctacttctcaaaaacataagagacaggagttcacaatagatggactcatagggactcttgatgttgaggagaaggcgagagcaaaggacatacgtgggaaaggagttgttggtgcttcaagtgccaatcttgttcagaagaacaactcccataagaacaagaaaaagccaccgcagaaccaaccaaagactaagaagacaaccacttttaagaagaagaagacgggagcttgctatgtgt
The nucleotide sequence above comes from Panicum virgatum strain AP13 chromosome 3K, P.virgatum_v5, whole genome shotgun sequence. Encoded proteins:
- the LOC120697582 gene encoding E3 ubiquitin-protein ligase At1g63170-like isoform X2; translated protein: MDALPVVSERESQTDSHPLLMEHVIGIPRDDVPSSSTPRRDNHDGMDQLPRDSESSSGTTAASNSPNAPLARRDGNRGPHRQSPLNSGFWISVELVVNLSQIIAATCVLSVSRNEHPHAPLFEWVIGYTIGGVATLPHLYWRYLHRNHLATVQESANQNYIPNNIPESNSFEEFSAPRVSEAGVVTGTNGVSRNNVVTVNPRAQAFADHFKMALDCFFAVWFVVGNVWVFGRRSSAHDAPNLYRLCIAFLTFSCIGYAMPFILCALICCCLPCIISVMGFREDLNQNRGASSDAINALGTYKFKLKKPRNGDGNGNEGGSGVLAAGTDKERVVSAEDAVCCICLARYVDNDELRLLPCGHFFHKDCVDKWLKINALCPLCKAELDVVSTTAPAIGFGRRHSDNRV
- the LOC120697585 gene encoding uncharacterized protein LOC120697585, whose product is MELAASTSASVCSAYNHLSAAGGDSGDQAAASTQHQQLARRQRKHGGGRGCAGLRRRCYAVLKQQRTRLYILRRCVTMLLCWHEHDDLSD
- the LOC120697582 gene encoding E3 ubiquitin-protein ligase At1g63170-like isoform X1, producing the protein MGHNIRTSEHLYKLDLEPVISHAISWLMDALPVVSERESQTDSHPLLMEHVIGIPRDDVPSSSTPRRDNHDGMDQLPRDSESSSGTTAASNSPNAPLARRDGNRGPHRQSPLNSGFWISVELVVNLSQIIAATCVLSVSRNEHPHAPLFEWVIGYTIGGVATLPHLYWRYLHRNHLATVQESANQNYIPNNIPESNSFEEFSAPRVSEAGVVTGTNGVSRNNVVTVNPRAQAFADHFKMALDCFFAVWFVVGNVWVFGRRSSAHDAPNLYRLCIAFLTFSCIGYAMPFILCALICCCLPCIISVMGFREDLNQNRGASSDAINALGTYKFKLKKPRNGDGNGNEGGSGVLAAGTDKERVVSAEDAVCCICLARYVDNDELRLLPCGHFFHKDCVDKWLKINALCPLCKAELDVVSTTAPAIGFGRRHSDNRV